AGGGCCGGAAGAGAATGTGAAAGCGATCTATCGCGCCATCTGCGCCGATACGCGCCATTACAATCTGGTGGAGCTGCTGTGCGACTACGCGCCGTCGCGCCGCTTTGGTAAATCGGGCATGGAACTCTTTGATTTACGCGATTATGAGCGCGACGAAGTGCTCCAGCATGTGCTGAATAAAGGCACGTCGAAATACCAGCTGGTGTACGGCGACCGCGCGCTGCAGTTTTTCCAGACGTTTGTCGAGGCCACTGAAAAAGAAAACTATTTTGAGATCCCGCCGGGCGACAGCTGGGATTTCATTACCGAAGACGACGGCGTTCAGGCGCCCGCGTCTGTCAGCGCGCGCACCGATTGTACCTTCGCGTTTCAGCCGATTATCGACCCGCTCTCCCGCGAAGTGGTCTCACTCGAAGCGCTGCTGCGTACCCCTGACGGCGCGCCGCCGCAAACCTTTTTTGAAGGGCTGGAAGGCGAGGCGCTGTATGAAGCCGATCTGAAAAGCAAAAAAATCGCGTTTGAAATCGCCGGCGCGCTGAATATTGGCCAGCAGACACTGTGCGTAAACCTTCACCCTATGACGCTGGTGAAAATTCCGGGCGCGGTGGAGTTCCTGTTGCAGGCCATCCACGCCAACGGGCTGGTGCCGGACCAGGTGATTGTTGAATTCACTGAAAGCGAAGTGATTTCGCGCCTTGATGAGTTCACCGGCGCGATTCGCCAGCTCAAAGCGGCGGGCCTGCGCGTGGCGATTGACCACTTCGGCGCCGGTTTCGCCGGGCTGCTGCTGCTGGCGCAGTTCCAGCCGGACCGCATCAAAATTAACCGCGAGCTTATCCGCGACGTGCATAAAAGCGGCCCACGGCAGGCGATTGTGCAGGCGCTGATCAAATGCTGCGCGTCGCTGGAGATCGCGATTTCCGCGGTGGGCGTGGAGAAAGCCGAGGAGTGGATGTGGCTCGAATCCGCAGGCATTACCCTCTTCCAGGGGCATCTATTCGCAAAACCGGCGCTCGGCGGTATTCCCGCCGTGGCCTGGCCTGAAAAAAAATTCGGTCTGTAACGGTTTGACCTTCTCTCTGGCGCATGTCACAGCCACATGCGCCATCTCTCTGTGATTTAATGCATTTTATGTACACTTTTTTGTTGCCCGCAGCACGTTGAATTCATACCCTTATCAACCAGACGGCTCTTAAATTAACTTCACGGTTGTACAATTATTAAAAATTGTACAAGCTAAGGAGAGTTAAATTTTTGAGAGATTCCTGTGTCGGTTTTGATCGTGAGTGAAGA
This is a stretch of genomic DNA from Cronobacter malonaticus LMG 23826. It encodes these proteins:
- a CDS encoding diguanylate phosphodiesterase, which encodes MLTTIIYRSHICDDVPVTVLEEMVNAANNKNGQADVTGILLFNGRHFFQLLEGPEENVKAIYRAICADTRHYNLVELLCDYAPSRRFGKSGMELFDLRDYERDEVLQHVLNKGTSKYQLVYGDRALQFFQTFVEATEKENYFEIPPGDSWDFITEDDGVQAPASVSARTDCTFAFQPIIDPLSREVVSLEALLRTPDGAPPQTFFEGLEGEALYEADLKSKKIAFEIAGALNIGQQTLCVNLHPMTLVKIPGAVEFLLQAIHANGLVPDQVIVEFTESEVISRLDEFTGAIRQLKAAGLRVAIDHFGAGFAGLLLLAQFQPDRIKINRELIRDVHKSGPRQAIVQALIKCCASLEIAISAVGVEKAEEWMWLESAGITLFQGHLFAKPALGGIPAVAWPEKKFGL